The genomic region TCCGGTCAGGGCGTCCCCGAGCTGCGCGAGCAGATCACCGACGTGATGCGGCTCGAGGGCATCGAGGCCCACCCCGACGACGTCGTGGTCACCGTGGGCTCCCAGCAGGCCGTCGACCTGGTGACGCGGGTGTTCTGCGACCCGGGCGACGTGGTGCTGTGCGAGGCCCCGTCGTACGTCGGGGCGCTGGGCGTCTTCAAGTCCTACGAGTGCGAGGTCGTGCACGCCGAGATGGACGCCCACGGGCTGGTGCCCGAGGCGCTGCGCCAGGCGATCGCGGCGGTGAAGGCCGCCGGCAAGACGATCAAGTTCCTCTACACGATCCCCAACTTCCACAACCCCGCCGGCGTCTCGCTCTCGGCGGAGCGGCGCCCGGAGATCCTCGAGATCTGCCGCGCCGAGGGCATCCTCATCCTCGAGGACAACCCCTACGGCCTGCTCGGCTTCGACCGCGAGCCGATGCGCGCGCTGCGCGCCGACTCCCCCGACAACGTCATCTACCTGGGCTCCTTCTCCAAGACCTTCGCCCCGGGCTTCCGGGTCGGCTGGGCGCTCGCGCCGGCGCCGGTGCGCGAGAAGCTGGTGCTGGCCCAGGAGTCCGCGACCCTGTGTCCCCCGCAGTTCTCCCAGATGGCGATCTCGGCCTACCTCGCGAACCACGACTGGCAGGGCCAGATCAAGCAGTTCCGCGAGATGTACCGCGGCCGGCGCGACGCGATGGTCGACGCCCTGTCGGACCTGATGCCGGCCAGCTGCCGCTGGAACGTCCCCGACGGCGGCTTCTACGTCTGGCTCACGCTCCCCTCCGGCGTCAACGCCAAGGCGATGCTCCCCCGGGCCGTGACCGCGCGTGTGGCCTACGTCCCCGGCACCGCGTTCTACGCCGACGGTTTCGGCTCCCACGCGATGCGCCTGTCGTTCTGCTATCCCACCCCCGAGCGGATCCGGGAGGGCGTACGCCGCCTCGCCGGCGTGCTCGAGGCCGAGATGGAGCTGCGCGCCACCTTCGGCGCCCCCGACCAGGGCAAGCCGGCCCTCGGCAGCAGCAGCGGCTACGACAGCCCGCGCGTCGACCTGACCTGAGCCCCACCGTCCACCGCACTGACCGAGTCGACAGACAGGCCTGACGCATGCGCGACCTCACCTATCCGCCGGTCATCGCGACCGCCAAGACCGCCTTCCGGGTGCTGGGGCAGCAGATCGTGCTGACCGGCACCGACCAGGTGCCCCGGGAGGGCGGCGTCCTGCTGGCGTTCAACCACGTCAGCTACCTGGACTTCATCTACGGCGGCCTGGCCGCGCACCCCTCGCGGCGCCTGGTGCGGTTCATGGCGAAGAAGGAGATCTTCGACCACCCGGTCGGCGGTCCGGTGATGCGCTCGATGCACCACATCGCGGTCGACCGCGGGGAGGGTCTCGCGTCCTTCAACGAGGCCGTCGAGCGGCTTCGGGTCGGCGAGGCCGTGGGGATCTTCCCGGAGGCGACGATCTCGCGCTCCTTCGAGCTCAAGGAGTTCAAGACCGGCGCCGTACGAATCGCCGCGGCCGCCGGCGTACCGCTCGTGCCCGTCATCCTGTGGGGCACCCAGCGGATGATGACCAAGGGCCACCCCAAGGACTTCTCCCGCGGGACGAGCATCGCCATCACCGTCGGCGAGCCGCTGCACCCCACCGCCGAGACCGCCCTCGAGGACAACGCCGAGCTGCACAGCCGGATGTCGGTGATGCTCGACAAGACGATCTCGGCCTACCCAGCCGAGGAGCAGCCTCCGGGCTCCTGGTGGCTCCCTGCACGCTTCGGGGGCTCCGCGCCCACCCTCGAGGAGGCCGAGCGCCTCGACGCCGCCGAGAAGCGCGAGCGCGCCGCCCGCCGCGCCGCCAAGCGCCGCTCCTGATCCACCCCCCGGCCCCTCGCCCAGTCGGCGCCGATGGTCGCGCGACGGGAGTACGCCAGCCGCGCACCTAGCTCGGTTGCCTGCGTTCAGCCTCAGAGAGCCAGTCATGCGGGCGACGACTGCTCACGTCGAACGGCTCCCGGCTGCCGCGCCCACTCGCCGGGCTCTGGCGCAGTTTGGGTAGCGCGCCTGGTTCGGGACGAGGAAGCCGCAGGTTCAAAATCCTGTCAGCCCGACACCGGTCAGGAGCCGGATCCGCTCAGGCGGGTCCGGCTCCTGTCATTTCCGCGAGTGGGCGCCAATGGTTGCGCGAGTCGGCGCCAATGGCGGCGCAGGTATCGACTCATGCGGTCAGGACTCCCGACTCGAGCGTCACAAGTCTCGACTCGACCGTGCTCCCGCACCACTCACGCCGACTCGACGCGCCATTGACGCCGACTCGGCGAGCGTGCGTGCCCCCACAAAGGGAGCGACTGATGGATCAAGCGATTCTGTGATTCAGCGATTTGTTACTAGATCCTTTTGTCGACAAAGCGACATGTCGATTAGATGACGCGGTCGGTCCGGTTGCGGGGGTCCATGATGTCCACGAGGCCGGGAGGGATGCGCTGACCACACGTTGCGCAGGCGGTCCTGCAGGGCAGCGTCCTCCACCGCCAGCAGGGAGCGGGAGTGCCCGCCCGTGAGCACGCCGGCGATTTGTTGCTAGATCACTTTGTCGACAAAGCGACATGTCGATTAGATGACTCGATCCGTCCGGTTGCGGGGGTCCATGATGTCCACGATGCGCTGGAGGTCCTCCATCGTGGCGAACTCGACGGTGATCTTGCCCTTGCTGCGGCCCAGATCGACCTTCACGCGGGTCTCGAAGCGGTCTGCGAGGCGGTCGGAGTACTCCACGAGGCCGGGAGGGATGCGCTGGGCGCTGCGACCGCGCGGGGACGGGGCGCGGCCACGCTCGCCGACGGCTACGATCTCCTCCAGGCCACGCACGCTGATGCCCTCGGCGACCACGCGCTGCGCCAGGCGGTCCTGCAGGGCAGGGTCCTCGACCGCCAGCAGGGAGCGGGCGTGCCCGGCCGAGAGCACGCCGGCCGCGACCCGTCGCTGTACGGCGGGGCTGAGCTTGAGCAGTCGCAGCGTGTTGCTGATCTGCGGGCGCGACCGCCCCAGCCGACGGGCCAGCTCCTCGTGCGTGCACCCGAAGTCCTCGAGCAGCTGGGCGTAGGCGGAGGCCTCCTCCAGCGGGTTGAGGTCCGAGCGGTGCAGGTTCTCCAGCAGCGCGTCGCGCAGCATGTCGGTGTCGTCGGTGTCGCGCACGATCGCGGGGATCGTGTCGCGTCCGGCCACCTGGCTGGCGCGCCACCGGCGCTCGCCCATGATGAGCTCGTAGGCCTCCGGACCGGTACGCCGGACGACCACCGGCTGCAGCAGGCCGATCTCGTTGATCGAGTGGACCAGCTCCGCCATCGCCTCCTCGTCGAAGACCGAGCGCGGCTGAGCACGGTTGGGGACGATCTGCTCGATCGGGATCTCGGCGAAATAGGCGCCGTCGACCGGCGCGAGCCCTCCAGAACCGTCAGGAGAGGCGTTCTGAGAGCCCTCAGGAGCCTC from Nocardioides sp. dk884 harbors:
- a CDS encoding lysophospholipid acyltransferase family protein gives rise to the protein MRDLTYPPVIATAKTAFRVLGQQIVLTGTDQVPREGGVLLAFNHVSYLDFIYGGLAAHPSRRLVRFMAKKEIFDHPVGGPVMRSMHHIAVDRGEGLASFNEAVERLRVGEAVGIFPEATISRSFELKEFKTGAVRIAAAAGVPLVPVILWGTQRMMTKGHPKDFSRGTSIAITVGEPLHPTAETALEDNAELHSRMSVMLDKTISAYPAEEQPPGSWWLPARFGGSAPTLEEAERLDAAEKRERAARRAAKRRS
- a CDS encoding ParB/RepB/Spo0J family partition protein is translated as MSTTRPPQRRGLGRGLGSLIPTAPVSAPSHDDSAAPEESASSSGGDLSAPGAPAAGRNEVREAPEGSQNASPDGSGGLAPVDGAYFAEIPIEQIVPNRAQPRSVFDEEAMAELVHSINEIGLLQPVVVRRTGPEAYELIMGERRWRASQVAGRDTIPAIVRDTDDTDMLRDALLENLHRSDLNPLEEASAYAQLLEDFGCTHEELARRLGRSRPQISNTLRLLKLSPAVQRRVAAGVLSAGHARSLLAVEDPALQDRLAQRVVAEGISVRGLEEIVAVGERGRAPSPRGRSAQRIPPGLVEYSDRLADRFETRVKVDLGRSKGKITVEFATMEDLQRIVDIMDPRNRTDRVI
- a CDS encoding PLP-dependent aminotransferase family protein, whose translation is MDQTPSRPPSARLDAFVDRYAARTAGMTASEIRALFAVASRPEVVSLAGGMPNISGLPLDVVGGAISDLVAQQGAVAMQYGSGQGVPELREQITDVMRLEGIEAHPDDVVVTVGSQQAVDLVTRVFCDPGDVVLCEAPSYVGALGVFKSYECEVVHAEMDAHGLVPEALRQAIAAVKAAGKTIKFLYTIPNFHNPAGVSLSAERRPEILEICRAEGILILEDNPYGLLGFDREPMRALRADSPDNVIYLGSFSKTFAPGFRVGWALAPAPVREKLVLAQESATLCPPQFSQMAISAYLANHDWQGQIKQFREMYRGRRDAMVDALSDLMPASCRWNVPDGGFYVWLTLPSGVNAKAMLPRAVTARVAYVPGTAFYADGFGSHAMRLSFCYPTPERIREGVRRLAGVLEAEMELRATFGAPDQGKPALGSSSGYDSPRVDLT